The following proteins are co-located in the Desulfobacterales bacterium genome:
- a CDS encoding YkgJ family cysteine cluster protein yields MKNPSQQNHKVCQRCGECCMRGGPALHESDAELILNGSIPLNCLYTIRPGERAYDNVNGGLFQVTTDIIKIKSRADDTACVFYDDTNHACRIYDSRPMECRLQACWDNTALQEAYAGERLSRREILVNSEWLRELIIAHEERCHFQFIHELVEKRESGDASAAAELTEIINYDAQLRNLAVDKGHVPADLLDFLLGRPLAEILQKQFGVKIERT; encoded by the coding sequence ATGAAGAACCCATCTCAGCAAAACCATAAAGTCTGTCAGCGCTGCGGCGAATGCTGCATGCGGGGCGGGCCGGCACTTCATGAGTCGGACGCTGAATTGATTCTAAACGGCAGCATTCCGTTAAACTGTCTCTATACCATCCGACCGGGCGAGCGCGCCTATGATAACGTAAACGGCGGCCTGTTTCAGGTCACCACCGATATTATTAAAATCAAAAGCCGGGCGGATGACACCGCCTGTGTTTTTTATGATGACACCAATCACGCCTGCAGGATCTATGATAGCCGCCCCATGGAATGCCGGCTGCAGGCCTGCTGGGATAATACCGCGCTCCAGGAAGCCTATGCCGGGGAGCGCCTGTCAAGACGGGAGATTCTTGTCAATTCGGAGTGGCTCCGGGAGCTGATTATCGCCCATGAGGAGCGGTGTCATTTTCAGTTTATCCATGAACTGGTGGAAAAGCGGGAATCCGGGGACGCATCCGCTGCCGCCGAATTAACCGAGATCATTAATTATGACGCCCAGCTTCGAAACCTTGCCGTTGATAAGGGCCATGTGCCCGCGGATCTGCTGGATTTTCTGCTGGGCCGGCCGCTGGCGGAGATCCTGCAGAAGCAGTTCGGGGTCAAGATTGAGCGGACCTGA
- the nifJ gene encoding pyruvate:ferredoxin (flavodoxin) oxidoreductase: MAKEMQTIDGNTAAVHVAYALSDTAAIYPITPSSSMGEVADEWSAQGRKNIFGQTLNVKQLQSEAGAAGAVHGALAAGALTTTFTASQGLLLMIPNMYKISGELLPAVFHVSARSVAGHALSIFGDHSDVMAVRQTGFAEIASGSVQEVMDMALVSHLSAIDGSLPFLHFFDGFRTSSEIQKIEMISYDDIASLVNFDAIEDFRSRAMNPEHPHIRGTAQNPDIFFQNREAANPFYEDIVPIVDEYMDRVSNLLGRRYNLFDYVGHPDAERVIVAMGSGAETIEEVINYLNKRGEKLGLVKVRLYRPFSIDHFMRALPASVEHITVLDRTKEPGAIGDPLYMDVCTAFKEYGDMPIITAGRYGLGSKEFTPAMVKAVYDNMASLGPRNHFTVGIKDDVAHTSLPQKEDFDPTPEGTVQCMFWGLGSDGTVGANKSAIKIIGDHTDQYAQGYFSYDAKKSGGLTVSHLRFSNHPILSTYRVNTADYIACHNPSYVQLYDVLEGIKEGGTFVLNSPWTLEDMENTLPAHMRRTIARKKLKFYNVDAIKIAESAGLGGRINMIMQTAFFKSANVLPFDEAIDYLKKDIEKTYGKKGEKVVRMNIDAVDHTLENVIEINYPESWKDAVDEVKEPLTRKEEPEFVKNVMRPMVEQKGDELPVSAFEPDGIFPLGTTRYEKRGVAINVPEWVPENCIQCNQCAFVCPHAAIRPVLVTDEELKEAPADFETKPATGKELKGYQFRMQVHPLDCQGCGNCADICPAKKPALVMRPLNTQAPTQVPNQEFAETLPTRDDLVKRESVKGSQFCQPLLEYSGACAGCGETPYAKLLTQLFGERMIISNATGCSSIWGASAPSVPYCTNEDGHGPAWGNSLFEDAAEFGYGMTMAYHQRRNKLADLMREALEKDLPKDLKDAMSGWLDSMYDAEKSASYGREIEQLIAGVDSDPVLDAIYEMGDLLVKKSIWVFGGDGWAYDIGYGGLDHVLASGEDINILVMDTEVYSNTGGQSSKATPTGAVAKFAASGKKTGKKDLGRIAMTYGYVYVASIAMGASKQQTLKAFLEADRYPGPSLIICYAPCINQGLKAGMGKSQAEEKLAVDSGYWPMYRYNPLLEKEGKNPFTLESKDPDGTIQDFLAGENRFASLEKTFPGESKKLRKQIEEEINHRYKTLKQLADPTVVCKEGEAEKEE, from the coding sequence ATGGCAAAAGAAATGCAAACTATTGATGGGAATACCGCAGCCGTGCACGTGGCATATGCCTTAAGTGACACAGCGGCAATATATCCCATCACCCCGTCTTCGTCAATGGGAGAGGTGGCAGATGAATGGTCCGCCCAGGGCCGCAAAAATATCTTCGGCCAGACCCTGAACGTCAAGCAGCTTCAATCCGAGGCCGGCGCGGCCGGTGCGGTGCACGGCGCCCTGGCCGCAGGCGCGCTTACCACCACATTTACCGCCTCCCAGGGGCTGCTTTTGATGATTCCCAATATGTATAAAATCTCCGGTGAGCTGCTGCCGGCTGTGTTCCATGTGTCTGCCCGCTCGGTGGCCGGTCATGCGCTTTCGATCTTTGGCGATCACAGCGATGTGATGGCGGTTCGTCAGACCGGTTTTGCCGAAATTGCCTCCGGATCGGTTCAGGAAGTCATGGATATGGCCCTGGTATCGCATCTTTCCGCAATCGACGGGAGTCTGCCCTTCCTGCACTTTTTTGACGGGTTCCGGACATCCAGTGAAATCCAGAAAATCGAAATGATCAGCTATGATGACATCGCCAGCCTGGTCAACTTTGATGCGATCGAGGATTTCCGCAGCCGGGCCATGAACCCCGAACACCCGCACATCCGGGGAACCGCCCAGAATCCGGATATCTTTTTCCAGAACCGGGAGGCGGCCAACCCCTTCTACGAGGATATCGTGCCCATCGTGGATGAATATATGGATCGGGTGAGTAACTTGCTGGGCCGGCGCTATAACCTGTTTGATTATGTCGGCCATCCGGATGCCGAACGGGTGATTGTGGCCATGGGCTCCGGAGCGGAAACCATTGAAGAGGTGATCAATTACCTGAACAAACGCGGGGAAAAGCTGGGCCTGGTCAAGGTTCGGCTCTATCGCCCCTTTTCCATCGATCATTTTATGCGGGCCCTGCCGGCCAGTGTGGAGCATATTACGGTGCTGGATCGCACCAAGGAGCCCGGCGCCATTGGCGATCCGCTTTACATGGATGTCTGCACGGCATTCAAGGAATACGGCGACATGCCGATTATCACCGCCGGCCGCTATGGGCTGGGCTCCAAGGAGTTCACGCCGGCTATGGTCAAGGCGGTCTATGACAACATGGCCTCCCTGGGCCCCAGGAATCATTTCACCGTGGGGATTAAGGATGATGTGGCCCATACGTCGCTGCCGCAGAAAGAGGACTTTGACCCCACGCCGGAGGGCACGGTGCAGTGTATGTTCTGGGGGCTTGGCTCTGACGGGACCGTGGGCGCAAACAAGAGCGCCATTAAAATCATCGGCGATCATACGGATCAATACGCCCAGGGCTATTTCTCCTATGATGCCAAGAAATCCGGCGGGCTGACCGTATCCCACCTGCGCTTCAGCAACCATCCGATTCTATCCACCTACCGGGTCAACACCGCCGATTACATCGCCTGCCACAATCCGAGCTATGTGCAGCTCTATGATGTCCTCGAAGGCATCAAGGAGGGCGGCACGTTTGTGCTCAATTCGCCCTGGACCTTGGAGGATATGGAAAATACCCTGCCGGCCCATATGCGGCGCACCATTGCCCGCAAAAAACTTAAATTCTACAATGTGGATGCCATTAAAATCGCGGAATCCGCGGGGCTCGGCGGGCGGATCAACATGATCATGCAGACCGCGTTTTTCAAGTCGGCCAACGTGCTGCCCTTTGATGAGGCGATTGATTATCTCAAAAAAGATATTGAAAAGACCTACGGGAAAAAGGGCGAGAAAGTCGTCCGGATGAATATCGACGCGGTGGACCATACGCTGGAGAACGTGATCGAGATAAATTATCCGGAATCCTGGAAGGATGCGGTGGATGAAGTCAAAGAGCCGCTGACCCGAAAGGAGGAGCCGGAGTTTGTCAAAAACGTGATGCGCCCCATGGTTGAGCAGAAGGGGGATGAACTGCCGGTGAGCGCCTTTGAGCCGGACGGCATCTTCCCGCTGGGGACCACCAGGTATGAAAAGCGCGGGGTGGCCATCAATGTGCCGGAATGGGTTCCGGAAAACTGCATCCAGTGCAATCAGTGCGCGTTCGTCTGCCCGCATGCGGCCATTCGGCCGGTGCTGGTCACGGACGAAGAATTAAAAGAGGCGCCGGCCGATTTTGAAACCAAGCCGGCCACCGGCAAAGAGCTCAAAGGGTATCAATTCCGCATGCAGGTCCACCCCCTGGACTGCCAGGGCTGCGGCAACTGCGCGGATATCTGCCCGGCCAAGAAGCCGGCGCTGGTCATGCGGCCGCTCAATACCCAGGCGCCCACCCAGGTGCCCAACCAGGAATTTGCGGAAACCCTGCCGACAAGGGACGACCTGGTCAAACGGGAATCCGTCAAGGGCAGCCAGTTCTGTCAGCCGCTGCTGGAGTACTCGGGCGCCTGCGCCGGATGCGGAGAAACGCCTTATGCAAAGCTGTTGACCCAGCTCTTTGGCGAGCGGATGATTATCTCCAATGCCACGGGCTGCAGTTCCATCTGGGGCGCTTCCGCACCGTCCGTGCCCTATTGCACCAATGAAGACGGCCATGGCCCGGCCTGGGGCAACTCGCTGTTTGAGGATGCCGCGGAATTCGGCTACGGTATGACCATGGCCTATCATCAGCGCCGGAATAAACTGGCGGATCTGATGCGCGAGGCATTGGAGAAGGATCTGCCCAAGGACTTAAAAGACGCCATGTCCGGCTGGCTGGACAGTATGTATGATGCGGAAAAATCAGCCAGCTACGGCCGCGAGATTGAACAGCTGATTGCCGGCGTGGATTCGGATCCGGTACTGGATGCCATCTATGAAATGGGCGATCTGCTGGTCAAGAAATCCATATGGGTCTTTGGCGGCGACGGCTGGGCCTATGATATCGGATACGGCGGTCTGGATCATGTGCTGGCCTCCGGCGAGGACATCAACATTCTGGTCATGGACACCGAGGTCTACTCCAATACCGGCGGGCAGTCTTCCAAGGCCACGCCCACCGGCGCGGTGGCCAAGTTCGCCGCTTCCGGCAAAAAGACCGGCAAAAAAGATTTGGGCCGGATTGCCATGACCTATGGCTATGTATATGTGGCCTCTATTGCCATGGGCGCAAGCAAACAGCAGACCCTTAAGGCGTTTCTGGAAGCCGACCGCTATCCCGGGCCGTCTTTGATTATCTGCTATGCACCCTGCATCAACCAGGGATTGAAGGCTGGTATGGGCAAGAGCCAGGCCGAGGAGAAGCTGGCCGTGGATTCCGGCTACTGGCCGATGTATCGGTATAATCCGCTGCTGGAAAAAGAGGGCAAAAATCCGTTTACGCTGGAATCCAAGGATCCGGACGGCACCATCCAGGATTTTCTGGCCGGCGAAAACCGGTTTGCCTCCCTGGAAAAGACGTTTCCGGGCGAATCAAAGAAGCTCCGGAAGCAGATCGAGGAGGAAATTAACCATCGGTACAAGACCCTGAAGCAGCTGGCCGATCCCACCGTGGTCTGCAAGGAAGGCGAAGCGGAAAAAGAAGAGTAA